From Melitaea cinxia chromosome 3, ilMelCinx1.1, whole genome shotgun sequence, one genomic window encodes:
- the LOC123669702 gene encoding probable RNA polymerase II nuclear localization protein SLC7A6OS, protein MSTSTFLRVKRRQEDNPQDALALTLCKRQKTDAEEISPSLPVLREEKKDSENGQNTNDLKTSAKEDSHISMLDNLVSIENYETELIDGSARDNGLTESDVEDCDDSNVENYWKNDYADFDISNIGKDDNIEDDVSSDIDEDIYDETMKFSDEGIRLYGTAYIKYKARFLTERPDVIDLNNNVL, encoded by the exons ATGTCTACTTCCACTTTTTTGCGGGTAAAACGTCGCCAGGAAGATAATCCTCAAGATGCATTGGCGCTTACGCTGTGTAAACGCCAGAAAACAGACGCTGAGGAAATTTCACCTTCTCTTCCTGTACTTAGAG aagaaaaaaaagattcGGAGAATGGGCAAAACACAAACGACCTTAAAACTTCTGCTAAAGAAGATTCTCACATATCTATGTTGGATAATCTTGTAAG tatAGAGAACTATGAGACAGAATTAATAGACGGATCAGCTAGAGATAATGGTTTAACGGAATCGGATGTTGAAGATTGTGATGACTCAAATGTGGAAAACTACTGGAAGAATGATTATGCAGATTTCGACATAAGTAATATTGGTAAGGACGATAATATAg aagatGATGTGTCAAGCGACATAGATGAAGACATATATGATGAGACAATGAAGTTTTCCGATGAAGGCATCAGACTTTATGGCACtgcttacattaaatataagGCCAGATTTCTTACAGAACGGCCCGATGTAATTGATTTGAATAATAACGTACTTTAA